In Trichlorobacter lovleyi, the DNA window CCCAGCAGGATCAGCTGGCCGGCCCGGGCATCATTGATATAGGGGGAGATATCTAAAAAACTCTCCCCCAGCCACCAGGTGCCGACTGCAGCGCCGAAGTTGTCACGCTGCCAGAGAAAGGCGCCAATCACTATGGTTGGTATGAGCAGTTGTCCCAGGCTCCCTCCCAATACCTGCAGGAAACGTCCGAACGGGCTGAAAAAGAGATGGCCCGCCTCATGAAAGACCAGGTTGACCGCATGCAGCCACCCGCCCGAGTCCGGGAAATTCTGGATAGAAGTCAGCATCAGCCTGAATCCGTACAGTATCAGCAACAGCAGAAACAGTGCCTTGGTGCCGATCACGAGGCTGCTTTCGCCGGTCTTGACATGGCACAGCTGCTGCCGGACACCATCGTTTTCCGGTTGCAGTGCTGTACGTTTTTTGTGCAGATCTGCCTGGGCCAGTTTGGCGAAGATCACCCCGCAGCGGGGGCAGCTGGTGGCTGGCGCTGAGAGGACATGGGTGCATTTGGGGCAGATATCGAGGCGCATGGAGCCTCCTCAGGGGTAGACCCGGACCACCTGCTCTGCCACGCAGGCAGGCTTGTCGTTGCCATCGATCTCGATGGTCAGGAGATAGACAATCTCAACCCCGTTCCCGGCCATGGCTGCGGCCTGTACGCTGGTGCGTGCCCGCAGGCGGTCACCCG includes these proteins:
- a CDS encoding zinc ribbon domain-containing protein is translated as MRLDICPKCTHVLSAPATSCPRCGVIFAKLAQADLHKKRTALQPENDGVRQQLCHVKTGESSLVIGTKALFLLLLILYGFRLMLTSIQNFPDSGGWLHAVNLVFHEAGHLFFSPFGRFLQVLGGSLGQLLIPTIVIGAFLWQRDNFGAAVGTWWLGESFLDISPYINDARAGQLILLGGVTGSEVEDYHDWEVLLGRLGMLQYDQTLARLSFSIGSLLMLIAMLWGSWLLWKGWQTRSRG